One segment of Paenibacillus sp. FSL R7-0337 DNA contains the following:
- a CDS encoding DUF3243 domain-containing protein, with protein sequence MSEHNHVVSKDGSVTMNRVTEALDRIDPAQKEMILDNFEHFKTYLGKRIQLAQKIGLSDEQLALAAEKIAGYLAAYEEPRNSEEKLLLELWKAGNKEERHRLAHMLVKMVQQ encoded by the coding sequence ATGTCTGAACATAATCATGTGGTGAGTAAGGACGGCAGTGTGACCATGAACCGGGTAACGGAGGCGCTGGACCGGATCGATCCGGCACAGAAGGAGATGATTCTGGACAACTTCGAGCACTTCAAGACTTATTTAGGAAAGCGCATTCAACTGGCGCAAAAAATCGGTCTCAGCGACGAACAGCTGGCACTGGCCGCCGAGAAAATCGCCGGTTACCTGGCAGCGTATGAGGAGCCCCGCAATAGTGAAGAGAAGCTGCTGCTGGAATTGTGGAAGGCCGGCAACAAGGAGGAGCGCCACCGGCTGGCGCATATGCTGGTGAAGATGGTGCAACAGTAG
- a CDS encoding MOSC domain-containing protein: METEVKMQVVSLNVGKPKTVEYRGKPLDTGIYKLPVAGSLALRAGGFTGDGQADLVNHGGPDKAVCVYPVEHYAYWEERLGRKLESSAFGENITACGLLETEVCIGDIFEIGTALLEVSQPRFPCFKLTQKHGPADMPAQVLSTGYSGFYLRVLREGRLAAGDRIVKLASGAGNIPVRQVLYSMEHGRKDHTGLAELAGLESLAAGLRERFRGWLDAAES, encoded by the coding sequence ATGGAGACTGAAGTGAAGATGCAAGTCGTCTCGCTGAATGTAGGCAAGCCGAAGACGGTGGAATACCGCGGCAAGCCGCTGGACACCGGAATTTACAAGCTGCCGGTTGCCGGTTCGCTTGCACTTCGAGCCGGAGGGTTCACCGGGGACGGACAAGCGGATCTGGTCAACCACGGAGGCCCTGACAAGGCAGTCTGCGTCTATCCGGTGGAGCATTATGCCTATTGGGAGGAGCGGCTTGGCCGGAAGCTGGAGTCTTCCGCCTTTGGGGAGAATATTACGGCGTGCGGATTGCTGGAGACCGAGGTGTGTATCGGGGATATCTTCGAGATCGGTACAGCACTACTGGAGGTGAGCCAGCCGCGCTTCCCGTGCTTCAAGCTTACGCAAAAGCATGGACCGGCAGATATGCCGGCCCAGGTGTTGTCCACCGGCTACAGCGGCTTCTACCTCCGCGTGCTGCGTGAAGGCCGCCTTGCAGCCGGTGACCGGATCGTGAAGCTTGCGAGCGGAGCAGGCAATATCCCGGTGAGACAGGTCCTGTACTCGATGGAGCACGGGCGCAAGGATCACACCGGACTCGCCGAGCTGGCCGGACTGGAGAGCCTTGCGGCTGGCCTCCGGGAGCGGTTCCGGGGCTGGCTGGATGCGGCGGAGAGTTAA
- a CDS encoding formate/nitrite transporter family protein translates to MAYNKPQGIAEVTVENGVKKAHNPLSTVLILGFLGGAFIALGFLLDIRVIAGAPAEWGSIANFIGAAVFPVGLILVLLAGGELLTGNMMAVPLAFIAKKISFWEVMKNLVLITLSNLAGALFVAYFFGHIVGLTSDGVYLEKLVSMAEHKIDATFLQAFISGIGCNWLVALAVWLSYGADNFSGKILGIWFPTMAFVAIGFQHVVANMFLIPAAIFEGHFTWGQYVANFVPVWLGNLTGGAIFVAAAYWMAYLRKEPGAVNSAAGVPAAGLKKHA, encoded by the coding sequence ATGGCTTATAACAAACCGCAGGGAATCGCTGAAGTTACGGTAGAGAACGGAGTCAAGAAGGCACATAATCCGCTTAGCACTGTACTCATTCTCGGTTTTCTGGGAGGGGCGTTTATCGCGCTCGGATTTTTGCTGGATATTCGTGTCATTGCCGGTGCGCCTGCCGAGTGGGGGTCCATTGCTAACTTCATCGGGGCTGCGGTGTTCCCGGTTGGACTCATTCTGGTGCTGCTTGCCGGAGGGGAACTGCTGACGGGAAATATGATGGCGGTGCCGCTGGCGTTCATTGCGAAGAAGATCTCGTTCTGGGAAGTGATGAAGAACCTCGTGCTGATCACGCTCAGCAACCTGGCAGGCGCCTTGTTCGTTGCTTATTTCTTCGGTCACATCGTTGGCCTTACATCAGATGGTGTGTATCTGGAGAAGCTGGTAAGTATGGCGGAGCATAAGATCGATGCTACGTTCCTGCAGGCTTTTATCTCCGGGATCGGCTGTAACTGGCTCGTAGCGCTGGCGGTATGGCTGTCGTACGGGGCAGACAATTTCAGCGGCAAAATCCTCGGTATCTGGTTCCCGACCATGGCGTTTGTGGCCATCGGCTTCCAGCACGTTGTAGCTAACATGTTCCTTATCCCTGCTGCGATCTTCGAAGGACATTTCACCTGGGGCCAGTATGTGGCCAACTTCGTTCCGGTCTGGCTGGGCAATCTGACGGGCGGCGCGATCTTCGTGGCTGCTGCGTACTGGATGGCCTATCTGCGCAAGGAGCCGGGAGCAGTGAACTCGGCTGCAGGCGTCCCTGCTGCGGGTTTGAAGAAACACGCTTAA
- a CDS encoding MFS transporter — protein sequence MRFMQAYPKEIKVFLIASLINATGSALMWPLVTMYVFDELGRSMKDAGIVLLVQSLGGIAGQLLGGSLYHKVGVNRLIVGALAMNALTLFALPWASGSWSVFIIVMGLMGLFNSLSLPAIQAFIGFRFAEQRAELFNIIYVANNIGVALGTALSGFLGNYMLSFVLNGVTSAVFAGFFFIYLRRVGAAPAQGQAAKKHPQNEVSGWRLLGHIRIYLFMALGSMFLLIGNSIWNSGVSPFIISEGWSKQLYGFLWTLNGVLIFAAQPLVSLIKRGFAQTSTAQMTASAVFYLAGYAVILMVPSYPGMLLGMVLATLGEMLISPAMPSFISEHAQRSAPFYLGLSGGIGAIGRVIGPYLMGVQFDRGGLAPTGWLACGMAVLSVGFFAVHAYVNRSAVQPERRTA from the coding sequence ATGAGATTCATGCAGGCCTATCCGAAGGAAATAAAAGTATTCTTGATTGCCAGTCTTATTAATGCTACCGGCAGTGCGCTGATGTGGCCGCTGGTTACCATGTATGTATTCGATGAACTGGGACGTAGTATGAAGGACGCGGGAATTGTTCTGCTGGTGCAGTCCCTTGGGGGGATTGCCGGTCAGCTGCTGGGCGGCTCGTTGTACCATAAGGTAGGGGTCAACCGCCTGATTGTCGGCGCTCTGGCCATGAATGCCCTGACGCTGTTTGCCCTCCCGTGGGCGAGCGGAAGCTGGAGCGTATTCATTATCGTGATGGGGCTGATGGGATTGTTCAACTCCCTCTCCCTCCCGGCGATTCAGGCGTTTATCGGCTTCCGGTTCGCGGAGCAGCGCGCCGAGCTGTTCAATATCATCTATGTTGCTAATAATATAGGGGTAGCTCTGGGAACCGCGCTGAGTGGCTTCCTGGGCAATTATATGCTGAGCTTTGTGCTCAACGGAGTCACCTCGGCTGTATTTGCCGGATTCTTCTTCATCTATCTGCGCAGGGTAGGGGCGGCACCGGCTCAGGGCCAAGCCGCTAAGAAGCATCCGCAGAATGAAGTATCGGGCTGGAGACTTCTCGGCCATATACGGATCTATCTGTTCATGGCGCTGGGTTCGATGTTCCTGCTGATCGGCAATTCGATCTGGAACAGCGGAGTCTCGCCGTTCATTATCTCGGAGGGCTGGTCGAAGCAGCTATACGGCTTCCTCTGGACGCTGAACGGTGTGCTGATCTTCGCGGCGCAGCCGCTGGTCAGCCTGATCAAGCGCGGATTCGCGCAGACGTCAACCGCGCAGATGACGGCAAGCGCCGTCTTTTACCTGGCCGGGTATGCTGTAATTCTGATGGTGCCAAGCTATCCGGGGATGCTGCTGGGCATGGTGCTGGCTACCCTTGGGGAGATGCTGATCTCTCCGGCGATGCCTTCCTTCATCTCGGAGCATGCCCAGCGCAGCGCGCCGTTCTATCTCGGGCTCAGCGGCGGGATCGGCGCAATCGGACGTGTCATCGGGCCATATCTGATGGGCGTTCAGTTCGACAGGGGCGGTCTTGCGCCTACCGGCTGGCTCGCTTGCGGCATGGCTGTGCTGTCTGTAGGATTCTTCGCGGTCCACGCCTACGTGAATCGTTCGGCCGTACAGCCTGAGCGCAGGACAGCATAA
- a CDS encoding formate--tetrahydrofolate ligase yields the protein MRLITEVASSAGIKEEHLELYGKYKSKLAPSLWAELENKPDGKLVLVTAMNPTPAGEGKTLTTIGLAQAMNAAGVRTVAALREPSLGPCLGMKGGATGGGKAQIVPADEINLHFTGDIHAVTSAHNLLSAMIDNHMFQGNSLGLDPQRIVWKRVMDMNDRSLRNIVTGIGDGNGTVRESGFQITTASEIMAVLCLCSDLADLKQRLSRILVGYDHAGQPVTAQAIGAVEAMTALLKEAVKPNLVQTLEGTPVIVHGGPFANIAHGCSSVIGTRYALKLGDVVVTEAGFGADLGAEKFMDIKCRQAGLAPAAAVLVVTVKSLKYNGGVRKEELYEGNLPALLSGLSNMERHIENLRKFGVPVLVALNHFEGDAPAEVNEVLEACGRLGAPAAVSKVWAEGSAGGQELAKELMKLLDREEPVQYAPLYEDHLDIPSKINRIVTEIYRGAGVAFSPAAKRSLAVIDRLGLHHLQVCMAKTPYSFSDQPRLLGAPEGFTMGIRDITLSLGAGFAVVITGNMVTMPGLPAKPAAESILVDEDGVISGLE from the coding sequence ATGAGGTTAATTACAGAGGTAGCATCGTCAGCGGGGATCAAGGAAGAGCATCTGGAACTGTACGGCAAATATAAAAGCAAGCTGGCGCCCTCGCTCTGGGCAGAGCTGGAGAACAAACCGGACGGCAAACTGGTTCTGGTTACCGCAATGAATCCTACACCGGCAGGTGAAGGCAAGACGCTGACGACGATCGGGCTTGCCCAGGCGATGAATGCAGCGGGTGTACGCACGGTAGCAGCGCTGCGTGAACCCTCACTTGGTCCCTGCCTGGGGATGAAGGGCGGAGCGACCGGGGGCGGCAAAGCGCAGATCGTTCCGGCAGATGAGATTAACCTGCATTTCACAGGGGATATCCATGCGGTGACGTCAGCGCATAACCTGCTCTCGGCGATGATCGACAATCATATGTTCCAGGGCAACAGCCTGGGGCTTGATCCGCAGCGTATCGTCTGGAAAAGAGTTATGGATATGAATGACCGCAGCCTGCGGAATATCGTGACCGGCATTGGCGACGGCAACGGAACTGTGCGGGAGAGCGGTTTTCAGATTACAACAGCCTCCGAGATTATGGCCGTGCTGTGCCTGTGCAGCGACCTTGCGGATCTGAAGCAGCGGCTCAGCCGTATTCTGGTCGGGTATGACCATGCCGGTCAGCCGGTAACGGCACAGGCGATTGGAGCCGTGGAGGCGATGACTGCGCTGTTGAAGGAGGCGGTGAAGCCGAATCTGGTGCAGACGCTGGAGGGAACCCCGGTTATTGTGCATGGCGGCCCGTTCGCCAATATTGCCCACGGCTGCAGCAGTGTGATCGGAACCCGCTACGCGCTGAAGCTGGGTGATGTGGTGGTGACCGAGGCTGGCTTCGGCGCGGACTTGGGCGCGGAGAAATTCATGGACATCAAATGCCGCCAGGCCGGGCTTGCTCCTGCGGCTGCTGTCCTGGTGGTTACGGTGAAGTCGCTGAAATACAACGGCGGTGTCCGCAAGGAAGAACTGTATGAGGGCAATCTGCCGGCACTGCTCTCCGGATTGTCCAATATGGAGCGTCATATTGAGAATCTGCGCAAGTTCGGCGTACCTGTGCTGGTGGCGCTGAATCATTTTGAAGGGGATGCCCCTGCTGAAGTGAATGAGGTGCTGGAGGCCTGCGGGCGGCTGGGTGCACCTGCTGCGGTATCCAAGGTATGGGCGGAGGGAAGCGCAGGCGGACAGGAGCTGGCGAAGGAGCTGATGAAGCTGCTGGACCGGGAGGAGCCTGTGCAGTACGCACCGCTGTATGAAGACCATCTGGATATTCCGTCCAAAATCAACCGCATTGTCACGGAGATCTACCGTGGAGCGGGAGTAGCCTTTTCTCCAGCTGCCAAGCGCAGTCTGGCGGTTATTGACCGGCTGGGCCTGCACCATCTTCAGGTCTGCATGGCCAAAACCCCGTATTCCTTCTCGGATCAGCCCCGCCTGCTCGGAGCCCCGGAAGGCTTCACCATGGGCATCCGGGACATCACCCTGTCCCTCGGGGCGGGATTCGCTGTTGTGATCACCGGCAACATGGTCACGATGCCGGGCCTCCCCGCCAAGCCGGCGGCAGAAAGCATACTGGTCGATGAGGATGGCGTAATTTCGGGTCTGGAATAA
- a CDS encoding glutathione peroxidase: MSIYSFAGVKPSGTEVPFKDYEGKVLLIANTASKCGLTPQYGDLQKLHEQYGDQGLVVLGFPCNQFGGQEPGTSEEAESFCQINYGVTFPVFAKVDVNGPEASLLFQYLKGQQPGDGESSDIQWNFTKFLVDRSGNVTARIEPKESPESMKGLIESLL; this comes from the coding sequence ATGTCGATTTATAGTTTTGCCGGAGTGAAGCCTTCGGGTACAGAAGTGCCGTTTAAGGACTATGAGGGCAAGGTGCTGCTGATCGCCAATACGGCCAGCAAGTGCGGACTGACCCCGCAGTACGGAGATTTGCAGAAGCTGCACGAGCAGTACGGGGACCAGGGGCTGGTGGTGCTGGGCTTTCCGTGCAACCAGTTCGGGGGCCAGGAGCCGGGCACAAGCGAGGAAGCGGAGTCCTTTTGCCAGATTAACTATGGAGTCACGTTCCCGGTGTTCGCCAAGGTCGATGTGAATGGTCCGGAGGCGAGCCTGCTGTTTCAATATTTGAAGGGCCAGCAGCCGGGTGACGGCGAGAGCAGTGATATCCAGTGGAACTTCACGAAGTTCCTGGTAGACCGCAGCGGCAATGTAACGGCCCGTATCGAGCCGAAGGAATCACCGGAGAGCATGAAGGGGCTTATCGAATCCCTGCTGTAA
- a CDS encoding GNAT family N-acetyltransferase, with translation MQPINRDAALLIRPSEIRDARELIVLDNMIWTENTTPGPLMWRSREDYLLHAPPGSQLVALQEGELCGYVGFGCPSGMESNRHVCEVNIAVHPRFQRLGVGSRLIAEIKRHAVRHGIRKLRLRVLSCNTPALQFYRKCGFEEEGRLREEFYLSGRYVDEVFMSCWLTGGEGDGD, from the coding sequence ATGCAACCAATCAACAGAGATGCTGCGCTGCTTATCCGGCCCTCCGAAATCAGGGATGCCCGTGAGCTGATCGTGCTGGATAATATGATCTGGACGGAGAATACAACCCCGGGTCCGCTGATGTGGCGCTCGCGGGAGGACTATTTGCTGCATGCGCCGCCCGGCTCCCAGCTCGTGGCCTTGCAGGAAGGGGAGTTATGCGGTTATGTCGGCTTCGGCTGTCCCAGCGGGATGGAGAGCAACCGCCATGTATGCGAGGTGAATATCGCTGTGCATCCGCGCTTTCAGCGGCTGGGTGTAGGCAGCCGGTTGATCGCGGAGATCAAGCGCCATGCCGTGAGGCATGGCATCCGCAAGCTGCGGCTGCGCGTGCTCTCCTGCAATACACCGGCGCTTCAGTTCTACCGCAAATGCGGGTTCGAGGAAGAGGGACGCCTGCGGGAGGAGTTCTACTTAAGCGGACGTTATGTGGATGAAGTATTCATGAGCTGCTGGCTGACGGGAGGAGAAGGGGATGGAGACTGA
- a CDS encoding nuclear transport factor 2 family protein: protein MVSQEVQDIIETYIRAYNSFDIQGMVDLMHQDIIFRNISNGVTTTETSGIPAFRALAEQSSTMFSSRRQIITGYSAGPDNNVEVAIDYEGILAVDMPGGLSAGDMLRLKGTSIFGIKDGEIVLIEDRS from the coding sequence ATGGTTAGCCAAGAAGTACAGGACATCATTGAAACGTATATCAGGGCATATAATTCTTTTGACATTCAAGGCATGGTTGACCTGATGCACCAGGATATCATCTTCCGGAATATTTCAAATGGGGTAACCACCACGGAAACCAGCGGCATCCCGGCATTCCGGGCATTGGCTGAGCAATCATCAACGATGTTCTCCAGCCGCCGCCAGATCATTACCGGGTACAGCGCAGGACCTGACAATAATGTTGAGGTGGCCATTGATTATGAAGGCATCCTTGCCGTGGATATGCCTGGCGGATTATCGGCCGGTGATATGCTGCGGCTAAAGGGAACGTCTATATTCGGCATTAAGGATGGAGAAATTGTGTTGATTGAGGACCGCAGCTGA
- a CDS encoding M15 family metallopeptidase, giving the protein MSKTAKIVILLIVVIAVGWGIGKYTTPSASPENGTNINTGTDLGAEGPEAAPEASAVPEPTDQPVPGGSGNGTSGNNDAEMVVAEPESIAVMVNKQYSLPEQYKPSDLVYPDVPFIFSEKIEKRMLRREAAAALEEMFAGAKADGVYLAGVSGYRSESTQKRLFNNYVARDGEEKARTYSAMPGHSEHQTGLAIDLSGRDGKCAAESCFAGTKEAEWLAAHAAEYGYIIRFLEGKEAITGYKYEPWHVRYVGKEIAASIAERGITLEEYYDAVPVSN; this is encoded by the coding sequence ATGTCCAAAACCGCCAAAATTGTCATTCTACTCATCGTCGTCATTGCGGTCGGCTGGGGAATCGGGAAGTATACGACACCGTCCGCTTCCCCGGAGAACGGAACCAATATTAACACAGGCACAGATCTGGGAGCCGAGGGGCCGGAGGCAGCGCCAGAAGCTTCGGCAGTGCCGGAGCCTACGGATCAGCCAGTTCCTGGCGGTTCAGGCAATGGTACTTCGGGGAATAATGATGCGGAGATGGTGGTAGCCGAGCCGGAGAGCATCGCGGTCATGGTCAATAAGCAGTACAGCCTGCCGGAGCAGTATAAGCCTTCCGATCTGGTTTACCCGGATGTTCCTTTTATTTTCTCGGAAAAAATTGAGAAGCGCATGCTGCGCCGTGAAGCGGCTGCGGCGCTGGAGGAGATGTTCGCGGGAGCGAAGGCGGACGGGGTCTATCTGGCCGGTGTATCCGGCTACCGTTCGGAATCGACCCAGAAAAGGCTGTTCAATAACTATGTCGCCAGAGACGGTGAAGAGAAGGCCCGTACTTACAGCGCCATGCCGGGACACAGCGAGCATCAGACCGGACTGGCCATTGACCTGTCCGGCAGAGACGGCAAATGTGCAGCCGAGAGCTGCTTTGCAGGGACGAAGGAAGCGGAGTGGCTTGCCGCCCATGCGGCTGAATACGGCTATATTATCCGGTTCCTTGAGGGCAAGGAGGCCATTACCGGGTACAAGTACGAGCCTTGGCATGTCCGTTATGTAGGCAAGGAGATAGCCGCTTCCATCGCCGAAAGAGGGATTACACTGGAAGAATATTATGACGCCGTCCCGGTGTCGAATTAG
- a CDS encoding FAD-dependent oxidoreductase — MKVAVIGCTHAGTAAIVNTAQLYPDAQITVYERNDNISFLSCGIALYVGGVVKDPQGLFYSSPEQLAALGVQTKMRHEVINVDTARKTLKARNLVTGEEMEDTYDKLIMTTGSWPIVPKLEGIEMEGILLSKNYNHSNTIIEEAQKVNRITVVGAGYIGVELVEAFQMNGKEVTLIDGEDRILSKYLDEEFTAPIQQSLEDHGIKLALGEKVASFAGENGRVTKVITSKGEHETDLVILCIGFRPNTELLKGQVDMLPNGAIMVNDYMQTSLPDVYAAGDSCAIHYNPTGKHAYIPLATNAVRMGTLVARNLVSNTIPYMGTQGTSGIKIYEDNIAGTGLTEEAAAAEGMDTESVMLIDNYRPEFMPTFEQVQVKVVFDRATRRILGAQIMSKMDLTQSINTVSVCIQNKMTVDQLAFIDFFFQPHYNKPWNFLNTAGLQALPKPAPVKEPVHA; from the coding sequence ATGAAAGTAGCAGTCATTGGATGTACCCACGCCGGAACGGCCGCCATTGTAAATACCGCACAGTTATACCCGGATGCACAGATCACGGTGTACGAGCGCAACGATAATATCTCATTCCTGTCTTGCGGCATTGCCTTATACGTTGGCGGTGTGGTCAAGGACCCGCAGGGACTATTCTATTCCTCCCCGGAACAGCTGGCTGCGCTGGGTGTGCAGACGAAGATGCGCCATGAGGTAATTAACGTGGATACCGCCCGCAAAACCCTGAAAGCCCGCAACCTCGTGACCGGCGAGGAAATGGAAGATACGTATGACAAATTAATTATGACAACCGGTTCATGGCCAATTGTGCCTAAGCTCGAAGGAATAGAGATGGAGGGTATCCTGCTCTCGAAGAACTACAATCATTCCAACACCATTATCGAAGAAGCGCAGAAGGTGAACAGAATTACTGTGGTCGGTGCCGGATATATCGGGGTCGAGCTGGTGGAGGCTTTTCAGATGAACGGCAAGGAAGTTACGCTGATTGACGGGGAAGACCGCATCCTGAGCAAATATCTCGACGAAGAGTTCACCGCACCGATCCAGCAGTCGCTTGAGGATCACGGCATTAAGCTGGCGCTGGGCGAGAAGGTCGCCTCCTTCGCAGGGGAGAACGGCAGAGTGACCAAGGTGATTACGAGCAAGGGTGAACATGAGACGGATCTGGTGATTCTCTGTATCGGCTTCCGTCCGAATACCGAGCTGCTGAAGGGTCAAGTGGATATGCTGCCGAACGGCGCAATTATGGTTAACGATTATATGCAGACCAGCCTGCCGGATGTCTATGCTGCCGGTGACAGCTGCGCGATTCATTACAATCCGACCGGGAAGCACGCGTACATTCCGCTGGCCACCAATGCAGTGCGTATGGGAACGCTGGTCGCCCGCAATCTGGTCTCGAACACGATCCCCTACATGGGTACGCAAGGAACATCGGGCATCAAGATCTATGAGGATAATATTGCCGGAACCGGACTAACGGAAGAGGCTGCCGCAGCCGAGGGAATGGATACGGAGAGTGTAATGCTGATCGACAACTACCGTCCGGAGTTCATGCCGACCTTCGAGCAGGTTCAGGTAAAAGTGGTCTTTGACCGTGCCACCCGCCGCATTCTGGGCGCGCAGATTATGTCCAAGATGGATCTGACGCAGTCGATCAATACCGTATCGGTCTGCATCCAGAACAAGATGACCGTTGACCAGCTGGCCTTCATCGACTTCTTCTTCCAGCCGCATTACAACAAGCCTTGGAACTTCCTGAACACTGCAGGCCTTCAGGCTCTGCCTAAGCCTGCTCCCGTCAAGGAGCCTGTCCACGCTTAA
- a CDS encoding LLM class flavin-dependent oxidoreductase encodes MKLSILDQSPVPEGSTPSEALRQTALLAREAERLGYHRFWVAEHHAAPGLASSSPEVLMAHLAAVTSAIRIGAGAVLLPHYSAFKVAENFRVLEALYPGRIDLGIGRAAGGGALAAKALQDTRVTIDDVDRYEQQIQELVAYLYESEGGASPQRYAGLRATPAVDSAPEVWLLGSSGESAALSARLGTGYAFARFIARNGGAGAVHAYQDSFAPSVAAASPKSLLAVFVVCAETSAGADRLAASMDLSLVSLEREHLSAPTPSVETALNYTYTPYDRFTITDNRKRMVIGSPAEVREQLQLLAEEYRCGELMISSHIHDFGDKLQSIRLIAEACGLERRA; translated from the coding sequence ATGAAATTAAGCATTCTCGATCAATCTCCGGTGCCGGAGGGAAGCACTCCGTCCGAGGCGCTCCGGCAGACGGCGCTGCTGGCCCGCGAAGCGGAACGGCTTGGTTATCACCGCTTCTGGGTCGCGGAGCATCATGCTGCGCCGGGCCTCGCCAGCTCCAGCCCGGAAGTGCTGATGGCGCATCTCGCTGCGGTGACCTCAGCGATCCGCATCGGCGCGGGAGCGGTGCTGCTCCCGCATTACAGTGCGTTCAAGGTCGCTGAGAATTTCCGTGTCCTGGAGGCGCTCTATCCCGGGCGGATCGACCTCGGGATAGGGAGGGCGGCAGGCGGCGGTGCTCTGGCCGCCAAAGCCCTTCAGGATACCCGTGTCACTATTGACGACGTTGACCGGTACGAGCAGCAGATTCAGGAGCTGGTGGCCTATCTCTATGAATCTGAGGGCGGAGCATCCCCGCAGCGTTATGCCGGATTACGGGCAACGCCTGCGGTGGACTCAGCGCCGGAGGTCTGGTTGCTGGGCTCAAGCGGAGAGAGTGCGGCGCTCTCAGCCCGTCTGGGAACCGGATATGCCTTCGCCCGGTTCATTGCCCGGAATGGAGGAGCAGGCGCGGTTCATGCGTACCAGGACAGCTTCGCGCCGTCCGTGGCTGCTGCATCGCCGAAGTCGCTGCTTGCTGTGTTCGTAGTCTGTGCGGAGACATCGGCCGGGGCAGACCGGCTGGCAGCCAGTATGGATCTCTCACTGGTCAGCCTGGAGAGGGAACACCTCTCTGCCCCAACCCCGTCCGTAGAGACTGCGCTGAACTATACATATACCCCGTACGACCGCTTCACCATTACAGATAACCGGAAGCGGATGGTCATAGGCTCGCCTGCTGAAGTCAGGGAGCAGCTTCAGCTGCTGGCAGAAGAATACCGCTGCGGGGAGCTGATGATTTCTTCGCATATCCATGACTTCGGGGACAAGCTGCAATCCATCCGGCTCATCGCCGAAGCCTGCGGGCTGGAGCGCAGGGCGTAG